The Deltaproteobacteria bacterium genome includes a window with the following:
- a CDS encoding GNAT family N-acetyltransferase yields MNKKLIIQLAEPFDANSLSKLAEKTFRGAFAKLNDKENFENYVARSFTENQIRSEILDSASTFFIANLNDQWVGYAKLNQGVPPDCVNQIPSIELARLYSVQEYLGCGIGPALMKACLNYAREKDYKSIWLSSWKKNNRGNAFYTKMGFQIIGNATFALGSDIQNDYILSKSLI; encoded by the coding sequence ATGAACAAAAAGCTAATCATACAACTTGCAGAACCCTTCGACGCTAATTCTTTATCTAAACTGGCTGAAAAAACCTTTAGAGGGGCCTTCGCCAAACTGAATGATAAAGAGAATTTTGAAAATTATGTTGCTCGTTCATTTACGGAGAATCAGATTAGATCAGAAATCCTTGATAGTGCTTCCACCTTTTTCATAGCCAATTTGAACGATCAATGGGTGGGATACGCTAAACTAAACCAGGGCGTTCCACCGGATTGTGTAAACCAAATCCCATCTATTGAACTTGCCCGACTCTATTCTGTGCAAGAATATTTAGGTTGCGGTATAGGTCCAGCTTTGATGAAGGCTTGTTTAAACTATGCCCGCGAAAAAGATTATAAATCAATCTGGTTGAGCAGCTGGAAGAAAAACAACAGAGGAAATGCATTTTATACCAAAATGGGGTTTCAAATCATCGGTAACGCAACCTTTGCTTTAGGATCCGATATCCAAAACGATTATATTCTCTCAAAATCGTTAATTTGA
- a CDS encoding heme-binding protein, which produces MSYKFQHTIFLCILMAASIISMGPQAMAIEKPSYSVIATEGNFELRKYSAYIVAETYVEGDFEAVGSEGFRRLADYIGGKNRKKASISMTAPVSQKPASEKIAMTAPVSQAQENGRWRIAFMMPSAYTMEALPIPDDDRIALKKEKEKTVAVLRYSGTWGKKRYMDHENKLMDWISTKGWEIIGAPVWARYDPPFMPWFMRRNEILIPVQIQ; this is translated from the coding sequence ATGAGTTACAAATTTCAGCATACGATATTCTTATGCATTTTAATGGCAGCTTCAATCATTTCAATGGGACCACAAGCTATGGCAATAGAAAAGCCTTCCTATAGTGTGATAGCAACCGAAGGCAACTTCGAATTACGTAAATATTCAGCCTATATCGTGGCAGAGACCTACGTGGAAGGCGACTTCGAAGCGGTTGGAAGTGAAGGCTTTAGACGTTTGGCGGATTATATCGGCGGAAAAAACCGAAAGAAGGCATCCATTTCAATGACTGCACCCGTCAGCCAGAAGCCGGCATCCGAAAAAATTGCCATGACTGCCCCAGTCAGCCAAGCACAGGAGAATGGTCGCTGGCGAATAGCATTCATGATGCCATCCGCTTATACAATGGAGGCGCTGCCAATTCCTGATGATGACCGGATTGCGTTGAAGAAGGAGAAAGAGAAAACAGTCGCAGTTCTTCGTTATTCGGGGACGTGGGGAAAAAAACGATATATGGACCATGAAAACAAACTGATGGACTGGATATCCACAAAAGGCTGGGAAATTATCGGAGCTCCAGTGTGGGCGCGATACGATCCACCTTTTATGCCATGGTTTATGAGAAGAAACGAAATTTTGATTCCGGTGCAAATCCAATAA
- a CDS encoding SDR family oxidoreductase: MPGVAGRVALVTGAGRGIGRVAAELLASRDARVMAVARSENELQTLGLEYVVADLGTPEGCSLAVKETHDRLGPVEILVCNHGIGSALERVIWEQDPALWRETMQINLDGPYFLSKLVVKDMIEQKYGRLVFTSSTAGQVAEYASSAYNSSKHGLLGLMRSVAQDAGPHGVTSNAVLPGWVRTQMAEISAQAEAEQRGVTPDEVWAERAALYPAGRVVTPEEVAEVIAFLASEESSGVNGEAITVALGSIW, encoded by the coding sequence ATGCCGGGAGTAGCAGGACGTGTGGCGTTGGTTACGGGTGCTGGACGTGGAATTGGGCGGGTGGCGGCTGAACTGCTTGCCTCACGAGACGCAAGGGTAATGGCTGTTGCGCGCAGCGAGAATGAATTACAGACGCTGGGTCTCGAATATGTTGTCGCTGATCTGGGTACACCTGAAGGTTGTTCACTCGCGGTGAAGGAGACGCATGATCGCCTGGGTCCAGTTGAAATTCTAGTGTGTAATCATGGTATTGGTTCGGCTCTTGAGCGTGTGATCTGGGAGCAGGATCCGGCACTCTGGCGGGAAACGATGCAAATCAATCTGGATGGACCTTATTTTCTCTCAAAGCTAGTTGTCAAAGATATGATTGAGCAGAAATACGGTCGGCTTGTATTTACGAGTTCGACAGCAGGTCAAGTTGCGGAATACGCCAGCAGTGCTTACAACAGTTCAAAACACGGCCTTTTAGGCCTGATGCGTTCAGTTGCACAGGATGCCGGGCCGCATGGCGTAACGTCCAACGCTGTGCTACCCGGCTGGGTACGAACACAAATGGCTGAGATTTCTGCCCAAGCCGAAGCTGAGCAGCGCGGTGTCACCCCGGATGAGGTGTGGGCGGAAAGAGCTGCGCTCTATCCCGCGGGCCGGGTGGTAACACCCGAAGAAGTGGCCGAGGTGATCGCCTTTCTGGCTTCTGAAGAATCCAGTGGTGTTAATGGGGAAGCCATTACCGTAGCCCTTGGAAGCATATGGTGA
- a CDS encoding TIGR03546 family protein — MVEAIAKLLKVLNSENEPGQISLAVCLSMIAGLTPFYSLHNLLVLLLVFLIRVNVSSFILGFIVFSGAAFLLDPLFHKLGLWVLTLPGLEGLWTVLYGQVLWRMEGFNNSIVMGSILVSLLLAVPLFFGLNVIIRKYRQHILERIRKFKIVKILKASKFYEIYESATAWGGKA; from the coding sequence ATGGTTGAAGCTATTGCCAAACTGTTGAAGGTGTTGAACTCGGAAAACGAACCCGGCCAGATCAGTCTGGCGGTTTGCCTCTCCATGATAGCCGGACTTACGCCGTTTTACAGCCTGCACAACTTGTTGGTTCTGCTCCTGGTTTTTCTCATCAGGGTCAATGTCAGTTCTTTCATACTCGGATTTATTGTTTTTTCCGGAGCGGCATTTCTGCTGGATCCCCTCTTCCACAAACTGGGCCTATGGGTGCTGACCCTCCCTGGCCTTGAAGGGCTCTGGACCGTACTTTACGGGCAGGTACTCTGGCGTATGGAGGGATTCAACAACTCCATTGTCATGGGAAGCATCCTGGTGTCGCTGTTGCTTGCGGTTCCGCTGTTTTTTGGCCTCAATGTGATCATCCGCAAATATCGTCAACACATCCTTGAACGGATCCGAAAATTCAAAATCGTCAAAATCCTCAAAGCATCTAAATTTTATGAAATATACGAATCGGCTACGGCCTGGGGAGGAAAAGCATGA
- a CDS encoding TIGR03545 family protein, whose amino-acid sequence MKKWIRWPGLIAFGVVVFILVGFWWLLIDNLIKGWIEKGGTRLVGAKVELGKADLKLAPLGLVLEDLQITNPKQPMTNILEAGSIGLSIEASHLLRRKLIVSLMTADNLRFDTSRKTSGVVAQRKPSSETSEQAGDTTSDAFKMPSLAVPDVKEILSREELRTVIAAKELKRGLDDFKEKWQKRLDELPDQDTFEQYEKRLDKVSSAKKSITGVLAATGEAKAVYDDVNQDLQELKKAEKDFEKELASLKKQAARLKNLPAEDFRRLRDKYSLSSQGAVNITQMLFGDKAGRYLKLFLDGYHIIKPLLEMRPATPENQKVVQPARSKGVDVHFATDNQPPPFLVRLAKVSATIPYGDISGEIQNLTPFQAFLGKPLIFSFSGQNLQDLQKVNIDGVLNHVDPSKASDRVTAVVEGLKVGEKNKQQPVYLEKGLADLELAVAVVKGRIDAQLQADVSSASIATANYFGEGQLAQTLQKALLGISAFNVQADIEGNIDDYRVSLSSNIDDVLKDAMGRQLKKRAGAFEKSLNDAIAEKTKEPLAENSRRISGLDSIEDELTSRLGQGVAVLKGAN is encoded by the coding sequence ATGAAAAAATGGATCCGCTGGCCTGGCCTGATAGCATTTGGTGTGGTCGTCTTTATCCTGGTTGGCTTTTGGTGGCTGCTGATCGACAACCTTATTAAGGGCTGGATCGAAAAAGGCGGCACCCGGCTGGTGGGAGCCAAGGTCGAGCTCGGCAAGGCTGATCTTAAACTTGCCCCGCTTGGTTTGGTACTGGAAGACCTTCAAATCACCAACCCCAAACAGCCCATGACTAACATCCTGGAAGCCGGCAGCATCGGCCTATCCATCGAAGCGAGCCACTTGTTGCGGCGCAAGCTGATCGTCAGCCTCATGACTGCGGATAATTTACGCTTCGATACAAGCCGTAAAACGTCGGGCGTTGTTGCCCAAAGGAAACCCTCTTCAGAAACGTCGGAGCAGGCAGGGGACACAACGTCCGATGCCTTTAAAATGCCGTCCCTGGCCGTGCCGGACGTCAAGGAAATCCTCTCAAGAGAGGAACTCCGGACCGTGATAGCTGCCAAAGAACTAAAAAGAGGCCTTGATGATTTCAAGGAAAAATGGCAGAAGCGCCTGGACGAACTGCCGGACCAGGACACTTTCGAACAGTATGAAAAAAGGCTCGACAAAGTCAGCAGCGCCAAAAAGAGCATTACGGGCGTCCTGGCCGCAACCGGAGAAGCCAAAGCCGTATACGATGACGTCAACCAGGACCTGCAGGAACTGAAAAAAGCTGAAAAGGATTTCGAGAAGGAGCTTGCATCCCTGAAAAAGCAGGCTGCCCGGTTAAAGAACCTGCCCGCGGAGGACTTTCGGCGTCTCCGGGACAAATACAGTCTGTCATCCCAAGGGGCCGTCAATATCACACAGATGCTTTTCGGCGACAAAGCCGGCCGCTATCTGAAACTGTTTCTCGATGGGTATCACATCATCAAACCCCTTCTGGAAATGCGGCCCGCGACTCCGGAAAATCAAAAAGTTGTACAACCTGCCCGAAGTAAAGGCGTGGACGTTCATTTTGCCACCGACAATCAACCCCCGCCCTTCCTGGTGCGTCTGGCCAAGGTTTCCGCCACCATCCCGTATGGAGACATTTCCGGTGAAATCCAAAACCTGACACCCTTCCAGGCTTTTTTGGGGAAACCGCTTATTTTTTCATTTTCAGGTCAAAACCTTCAGGACCTGCAAAAGGTAAACATCGATGGCGTGTTGAACCACGTCGACCCCTCAAAGGCGTCCGACAGGGTTACGGCGGTAGTCGAGGGGCTTAAGGTTGGTGAAAAGAACAAACAGCAGCCCGTCTACCTTGAAAAAGGACTGGCTGACCTGGAGCTTGCAGTGGCAGTGGTCAAAGGCCGTATCGATGCGCAGCTCCAAGCTGATGTTTCTTCGGCAAGCATCGCAACCGCCAATTATTTTGGTGAAGGACAACTAGCGCAGACCCTTCAAAAGGCTCTGTTAGGCATTTCTGCCTTTAATGTGCAGGCTGACATCGAGGGCAACATCGACGATTACCGCGTCAGCCTTTCCTCGAATATTGACGACGTGCTGAAAGACGCCATGGGTAGACAGCTTAAAAAGCGGGCAGGCGCATTCGAAAAAAGCCTCAACGATGCCATTGCTGAAAAAACAAAGGAACCCTTGGCTGAAAACAGCCGTCGGATATCAGGCCTGGATTCGATTGAAGATGAGTTGACATCCCGCCTGGGTCAGGGGGTCGCCGTGCTAAAGGGCGCCAATTAA
- a CDS encoding DUF4405 domain-containing protein encodes MSNERTSKLWVVNVMCFILFVALTFTGLLNWLVLPRGYEVRGSFLVSLRHFFIAIHEWAALMFIILTAVHIVLHWTYIKINLKKYGIMN; translated from the coding sequence ATGTCTAATGAAAGAACTTCAAAGCTTTGGGTTGTCAATGTAATGTGCTTCATCCTCTTTGTGGCGTTAACTTTTACTGGCTTGCTAAATTGGCTTGTTTTGCCGAGAGGGTATGAAGTGCGGGGCAGTTTTTTGGTTTCTTTAAGGCATTTTTTCATTGCTATTCATGAGTGGGCTGCACTGATGTTCATAATTTTAACCGCAGTTCATATCGTCTTGCATTGGACCTATATAAAAATTAATTTGAAAAAATATGGTATCATGAATTAA
- a CDS encoding AAA family ATPase, with product MIISFVNQKGGVGKTTTAINLASSLVRRNLRLVLIDADPQGSAATWRGIENNQAFEVLYRPDELTQGDIAALESAYDNVLIDAPPVAVEKVEAVIRASDLVILPVTPSSLDLWSCKEILDRMSTKPEVRLNNKVRLLINRKIPGTRVGREMRQALGTFDRPVFETELCQRVAYIDAMIYGVSVMQFAPGSKAASEIEQWSQEVVALINEEMTGEDDSDNSIAALYREETDNILFRSFQNRL from the coding sequence ATGATCATAAGTTTCGTTAATCAAAAAGGCGGAGTCGGCAAAACCACCACGGCAATCAATCTGGCCTCTAGCCTGGTCAGGAGAAACCTTAGATTGGTACTGATAGACGCCGATCCCCAAGGCAGTGCCGCCACCTGGCGTGGCATCGAGAATAACCAGGCATTTGAGGTCTTGTACCGTCCAGATGAATTGACCCAGGGCGACATCGCGGCTTTGGAAAGCGCCTATGATAATGTCCTTATCGATGCGCCACCAGTGGCGGTTGAAAAAGTGGAGGCCGTTATTAGGGCCTCAGACCTGGTCATTTTGCCAGTGACTCCGAGTTCTCTGGATCTATGGTCCTGCAAGGAGATCTTGGACCGGATGAGCACCAAACCGGAGGTGCGGCTTAACAATAAGGTCAGGCTCCTTATCAACCGGAAGATCCCGGGCACCCGAGTCGGTCGAGAGATGCGTCAGGCCTTGGGCACATTTGACAGGCCCGTCTTTGAAACAGAGTTGTGTCAAAGGGTGGCCTATATCGATGCCATGATATACGGTGTGTCGGTGATGCAGTTCGCACCCGGTAGCAAGGCCGCCAGTGAAATTGAGCAATGGAGCCAGGAAGTAGTCGCGTTAATAAATGAGGAAATGACCGGGGAAGATGACAGTGACAATTCCATTGCAGCGCTTTATCGGGAAGAGACCGACAATATACTTTTTCGCAGTTTTCAGAATCGTTTATAG
- a CDS encoding C39 family peptidase, with product MTTSLSFDIRRQPDVTTCGPTCLHALYRYYGDSIELDDVIARVSPWQKGGTLAVYLAIHAIRRGYGATILPYNLTVFDPTWRDIGSRQMARKLEAQLLDKKGLPGFEEVTHAYLEYLALGGRIQFRVLTPALIRKYLKAGIPILTGLSATYLYDCPREREHNGGLVYDDVRGDSCGHFVVLSGYNKESRRVRVADPLVPNPIADGRYYDVDIYRLVCAIMLGILTYDGNMLIIKKSKHPPAKGRRTLTF from the coding sequence ATGACCACTAGCTTGAGTTTCGACATACGCAGGCAGCCGGATGTCACCACCTGTGGCCCCACCTGTCTGCACGCCCTTTATCGGTACTACGGCGACTCAATCGAGCTGGATGACGTCATTGCGAGGGTATCACCGTGGCAGAAGGGCGGCACCTTGGCAGTCTACCTGGCCATCCACGCCATACGCCGGGGCTATGGCGCGACCATTCTGCCTTACAATTTGACCGTGTTCGACCCGACATGGCGTGATATCGGTTCACGACAGATGGCACGAAAACTGGAAGCCCAGTTGCTTGACAAAAAGGGGTTGCCCGGTTTTGAGGAAGTTACCCATGCTTATCTGGAATACCTGGCCCTGGGTGGTCGCATCCAGTTCAGGGTGCTCACTCCGGCCTTGATTCGTAAATACCTCAAAGCGGGTATTCCCATTCTCACCGGATTGAGTGCCACCTATCTCTATGACTGCCCCCGTGAACGAGAGCACAATGGCGGCTTGGTGTACGACGACGTTAGGGGCGACTCCTGTGGACACTTCGTGGTCCTGTCGGGCTACAATAAGGAGAGCCGCCGCGTTCGGGTGGCCGACCCGTTGGTGCCTAACCCCATAGCCGACGGCCGCTACTACGACGTGGATATCTATCGCCTGGTGTGCGCCATCATGCTGGGCATTCTGACCTATGACGGCAATATGCTGATCATAAAAAAAAGTAAGCACCCACCGGCCAAAGGCAGGCGGACGCTTACTTTTTAA
- a CDS encoding LPP20 family lipoprotein, which yields MKTKHVLTLGVLLTVGLFLMVGCSSTPKMNAPEMPEWVYKGSGAFDVEKGQVFYGVGIASGISNKALLFSTADNRARAEIAKTLETYVAVLAKDYMASTTAGDMSASSEEQHVEQALKTFSKTTLHGATIVDHWQDPDDKTMYSLCELDLMAFKEALDNYKELDSKVRDYVRNNAEKMHGELEKMENK from the coding sequence ATGAAAACAAAACATGTGTTGACGCTTGGCGTTCTGTTGACGGTTGGACTGTTCCTCATGGTGGGATGTTCATCGACTCCCAAAATGAACGCGCCTGAGATGCCCGAGTGGGTTTACAAAGGCAGCGGTGCATTTGACGTTGAAAAGGGGCAGGTTTTTTACGGCGTGGGCATAGCCTCGGGTATCAGCAACAAGGCCCTGCTTTTCTCCACGGCCGACAACCGGGCGCGTGCCGAAATCGCCAAAACCCTCGAAACCTATGTGGCGGTGCTGGCCAAGGATTACATGGCCTCCACCACGGCCGGGGACATGTCCGCCTCCTCGGAAGAGCAGCACGTGGAGCAGGCCCTGAAAACTTTTTCGAAAACGACCCTCCACGGTGCTACCATCGTCGACCACTGGCAGGATCCCGATGACAAAACCATGTACTCCCTGTGTGAACTGGACCTCATGGCCTTCAAGGAAGCCCTGGACAACTACAAGGAACTGGACTCCAAGGTGCGCGACTATGTCAGGAACAATGCCGAAAAGATGCACGGTGAACTGGAGAAAATGGAGAACAAATAA
- a CDS encoding trypsin-like peptidase domain-containing protein, translating to MTTKRLVVWFFTFFVIYAGWLGAPKTLAYSPKQIYQKAGPGVVFIFASKGGSKGSGGTGSIISKDGLVITNAHLFKPQGSTQLLTEISVFLKPERVTGNHKTDLANGYRGKILAYDIPLDLALIKIIGFNTPLKTVNFADSEKVDIGEQVYAIGHPEQGGLWSLTSGVISAYWSNYGGVSGKNLFQTDASINRGNSGGPLLDSSGDMIGINSMIARKAADGLTITDVNFSIRSSVALNWLKKEGYRFAAVQPEPDESAKQPNAAPAVPQKVTTTPVEPEEKATSMPETAAAPPEKEAEPNEGKKEQPEEPAPLVKQDEKPVPSPKKSEPGKADQAQPIEKEPADDLIAQNPKEGEILTEKKPYRMDELLEGMREMEDMMDEMKNMMDDFKKRRKK from the coding sequence GTGACGACAAAACGCTTGGTGGTATGGTTTTTTACGTTTTTTGTAATTTATGCCGGCTGGCTTGGCGCTCCGAAAACGCTGGCTTACTCCCCCAAACAGATCTACCAGAAAGCCGGACCGGGGGTTGTTTTTATTTTTGCTTCCAAAGGAGGCAGCAAGGGCAGCGGCGGCACCGGCTCCATTATCAGCAAAGACGGCCTCGTCATAACCAATGCGCACCTCTTCAAACCGCAAGGCTCCACTCAACTCCTGACGGAGATCTCCGTTTTCCTGAAACCCGAACGTGTCACCGGCAATCATAAAACCGACCTGGCCAACGGTTACAGGGGAAAAATTCTGGCGTACGACATTCCCCTGGATCTGGCGCTCATCAAAATTATCGGCTTCAACACACCGTTGAAAACCGTCAATTTCGCCGATTCGGAAAAGGTGGACATCGGTGAACAGGTTTACGCCATCGGCCATCCGGAACAAGGAGGTTTATGGAGCCTTACCAGCGGTGTCATCAGCGCTTACTGGTCCAACTACGGAGGCGTTTCCGGCAAAAATCTCTTCCAGACGGATGCCAGCATCAACCGGGGTAACTCCGGCGGCCCCCTCCTGGACAGTTCCGGTGACATGATCGGAATCAATTCCATGATCGCTCGCAAGGCAGCGGACGGCCTCACCATAACGGATGTCAATTTTTCCATCCGCTCCAGCGTCGCCCTCAACTGGCTCAAGAAAGAGGGATACCGCTTCGCGGCCGTACAGCCAGAGCCGGATGAAAGCGCCAAGCAACCCAATGCCGCGCCGGCCGTACCCCAAAAAGTGACGACGACGCCGGTGGAACCGGAAGAGAAAGCCACGAGCATGCCCGAGACGGCTGCAGCTCCCCCCGAAAAGGAAGCGGAGCCGAACGAGGGAAAAAAAGAGCAGCCCGAAGAACCCGCCCCCCTTGTCAAGCAGGATGAAAAGCCGGTGCCGTCTCCAAAAAAATCCGAACCCGGCAAGGCGGATCAAGCCCAGCCGATTGAAAAGGAGCCGGCAGATGATCTGATCGCTCAAAACCCGAAAGAGGGAGAAATTCTGACCGAGAAAAAACCCTACCGCATGGATGAGTTGCTCGAAGGGATGCGGGAGATGGAAGATATGATGGATGAAATGAAGAACATGATGGATGATTTCAAAAAAAGGAGAAAAAAATGA
- a CDS encoding CsgG/HfaB family protein — translation MKALSILFSIFLALIMAACASSPQKNNREMSETVTRPAEKRTPRFARFTDVVDYLGNSLNEELYRLKVSDGFSATVGTGTTGGAQKTPEEETRERADDVMDELDREIASQDGDGGRSVTSSESYTSEETSNVAGGGAAANEKMVIAVADFVNDDGKVSKLGRNVAERLTPYLTRSGQFQVLERALIDKVIEEQQFQVSAFVDESSTREFGKLLGAEAIISGTVSELGQAYYFNAKVVDIASGRLLTSIDVEADRSARLASLYAAPLPQPTRKKSKARIFRAKGIGVPSAKHTNPTLARTMAARAAQADAMRNLAQEIEGAKVSAQTKVKDYMTESDAVSINVNSYLRGARVIGKNEMPDGAVEVEMEVEVPGEFFDSLQKD, via the coding sequence GTGAAGGCACTATCCATCCTTTTTTCGATTTTTCTGGCGCTGATTATGGCTGCATGCGCCTCGTCCCCTCAAAAAAATAACCGGGAAATGTCCGAGACGGTGACCCGGCCTGCGGAGAAGCGCACGCCCCGTTTTGCACGCTTTACCGATGTCGTGGATTATCTGGGGAATTCCTTGAACGAGGAACTCTACAGGCTGAAGGTGTCTGATGGCTTCTCGGCAACAGTCGGCACCGGCACCACAGGCGGTGCTCAGAAAACACCGGAGGAAGAGACCCGCGAGCGTGCCGACGACGTCATGGACGAACTGGACAGGGAAATTGCATCCCAAGACGGAGACGGCGGCCGGTCGGTTACCTCCAGTGAAAGCTATACATCGGAGGAAACATCCAACGTGGCCGGTGGCGGGGCCGCGGCAAATGAAAAGATGGTGATCGCCGTTGCCGATTTCGTCAACGATGACGGCAAGGTGTCCAAACTGGGGCGCAATGTTGCCGAGAGACTGACGCCCTATCTGACGCGGTCGGGACAGTTTCAGGTTCTTGAAAGGGCACTGATCGACAAGGTCATCGAGGAGCAGCAGTTCCAGGTGTCCGCCTTTGTGGACGAATCGTCCACCCGGGAATTCGGCAAGCTTTTGGGTGCCGAAGCCATCATTTCGGGGACGGTTTCGGAATTGGGACAAGCCTACTATTTCAATGCGAAAGTGGTCGACATCGCCTCCGGTCGACTGCTGACGTCCATCGATGTGGAGGCGGACCGCAGCGCGAGGCTGGCATCCCTGTATGCGGCCCCGCTGCCCCAACCCACCAGGAAAAAATCGAAAGCGAGAATTTTCCGCGCCAAAGGTATCGGCGTTCCCTCCGCCAAACACACCAATCCCACCCTGGCACGGACAATGGCGGCGCGGGCGGCCCAAGCGGATGCCATGCGCAACCTTGCTCAGGAAATCGAAGGGGCCAAAGTGAGTGCCCAGACCAAGGTCAAGGACTATATGACCGAGAGCGATGCCGTTTCCATCAACGTCAATTCCTATTTGAGGGGGGCCAGGGTCATCGGCAAAAACGAAATGCCCGACGGCGCCGTGGAAGTTGAAATGGAGGTGGAAGTCCCCGGGG